Proteins encoded within one genomic window of Haladaptatus sp. QDMS2:
- a CDS encoding DUF1801 domain-containing protein, translating to MRESSPPTPELISALVMANRAIRAPHYTSTHDDGVQYTDLDRGLQWGADAIPALLGLFAVEPDTREDESSGWVAFARHWRGATMRLAFDLFSDHDESDPVVVVTAIAGRAGEGSIGDDVGEIELPDEVPTQQEWKDREKRYQTARRKDTADGAASVKAFIAALPGWKGEIAERFDRLIEQEVPEVRRAVRYHQPFYGVTDEGWFAAFSALSKHVKLTFVTEEYLDPVPPSGTGPTRQALDLKESDTLDEEQVSSWIRQAADNPGMNW from the coding sequence ATGCGCGAGTCCAGCCCACCAACTCCCGAGTTAATTTCCGCCCTCGTAATGGCGAACCGTGCAATCAGGGCACCTCACTACACTTCGACCCACGATGACGGGGTTCAGTACACTGACTTAGACCGGGGCCTCCAGTGGGGCGCGGACGCTATTCCCGCTTTGCTCGGTCTCTTCGCGGTCGAACCGGACACCCGAGAGGACGAGTCAAGCGGGTGGGTCGCCTTCGCCCGCCACTGGCGCGGCGCGACGATGCGACTTGCCTTTGACCTGTTTTCCGACCACGACGAATCCGACCCAGTCGTGGTCGTGACCGCGATTGCGGGCCGTGCGGGGGAGGGATCCATCGGAGACGACGTCGGAGAAATCGAACTCCCGGACGAAGTACCGACCCAACAGGAGTGGAAGGACCGAGAAAAACGCTACCAGACGGCGCGGCGGAAGGATACCGCCGATGGAGCCGCGTCGGTGAAAGCGTTCATCGCAGCCCTGCCGGGATGGAAGGGCGAGATTGCGGAGCGATTCGACCGCCTCATCGAACAGGAAGTCCCGGAGGTGCGTCGCGCCGTGCGATATCATCAACCCTTCTACGGCGTCACGGACGAGGGCTGGTTCGCGGCGTTCAGCGCGCTCTCGAAGCACGTGAAACTCACATTCGTGACCGAGGAGTATCTCGACCCGGTGCCGCCGAGCGGAACGGGACCGACACGGCAAGCCCTGGATTTGAAAGAATCGGACACGCTGGACGAGGAACAGGTTTCATCGTGGATTCGCCAGGCCGCCGACAACCCGGGGATGAATTGGTGA
- a CDS encoding thioredoxin domain-containing protein: MTSQKRSRRAVLGSSAAILASLSGCTSIVNSLEQRELESTSQPPTADSNPTGTALSLYASTDTTTFGVDLTGNPLIGSPDAHVDMYYWSDFQCPFCNRFEQNTAPKLIENDVSNGNLRIVLLELPNIGDESTIAAAMSKCVWDQVKADRPDVYYRWHSAVFDAQKEPNSGWAVRENLHAITESVGGVDAEAVHSCLENRRSKMKGWVEQDLEQADEQGIGLTPGFALYNHETENAKRLTGAQPYERFKSEIEKLAE; this comes from the coding sequence CGTCGGGCGGTTCTCGGGAGCTCTGCAGCGATTCTCGCGAGTCTCTCCGGGTGTACGTCCATCGTCAATTCGCTGGAGCAACGTGAACTGGAATCGACCTCGCAACCGCCTACGGCAGACAGCAATCCGACGGGAACAGCGCTCTCGCTCTATGCGAGTACGGATACGACGACGTTTGGCGTGGACCTCACGGGGAATCCCCTCATCGGGTCGCCGGACGCGCACGTCGATATGTACTACTGGAGCGACTTCCAGTGTCCCTTCTGCAATCGATTCGAGCAGAACACGGCACCGAAGCTCATCGAGAACGACGTGTCGAACGGAAACCTGCGAATCGTGCTCCTCGAACTCCCAAACATCGGCGACGAATCGACGATTGCGGCCGCGATGTCGAAGTGCGTGTGGGACCAGGTCAAAGCTGACCGGCCAGACGTGTATTACCGATGGCACTCGGCGGTGTTCGACGCCCAGAAAGAACCAAATTCGGGGTGGGCCGTCAGAGAGAATCTCCACGCGATTACCGAATCAGTCGGCGGTGTGGACGCAGAAGCCGTACACTCGTGTCTCGAGAACCGTCGGTCGAAGATGAAAGGCTGGGTCGAACAGGACCTGGAACAGGCTGACGAACAGGGAATCGGCTTGACGCCCGGCTTTGCCCTCTACAACCACGAGACTGAAAACGCAAAACGACTCACCGGCGCACAGCCGTACGAGCGATTCAAGAGCGAAATCGAAAAGCTAGCCGAATGA
- a CDS encoding DJ-1/PfpI family protein, translating to MPTRIDILCYEGFDELDAIGPYEVFKSAAELGAPFDVRLVTLDETKTITASHGLRVGIDGVLVTDDPADIVLVPGGGWSNRSEAGAWAEAEKGAVPTALGKVYDAGATVASVCTGGMLLARAGLTDGRPAVTHASALGDLRETAAEVVDARVVDDGDLLTAGGVTSGIDLALHLVAREAGEDIAAQVATELEYDRRSDIVVGRDH from the coding sequence ATGCCAACCCGAATCGACATCCTCTGCTACGAGGGGTTCGACGAACTCGACGCAATCGGCCCCTACGAGGTGTTCAAATCGGCCGCCGAGCTTGGCGCGCCATTCGACGTGCGACTGGTGACGCTCGACGAGACGAAGACGATAACGGCGAGCCACGGCCTTCGCGTCGGTATCGACGGCGTGCTCGTGACCGACGACCCGGCCGACATCGTCCTCGTGCCCGGTGGGGGCTGGAGCAATCGCAGCGAGGCAGGCGCGTGGGCCGAAGCCGAGAAGGGCGCGGTTCCAACTGCGCTCGGGAAAGTTTACGACGCTGGCGCGACGGTGGCCTCCGTCTGCACGGGCGGGATGTTGCTCGCCCGCGCTGGCCTCACGGACGGACGACCGGCCGTGACCCACGCCTCCGCGCTCGGAGACCTTCGGGAGACTGCGGCTGAGGTGGTGGACGCACGCGTCGTGGACGACGGCGACCTGCTCACCGCGGGCGGTGTTACCTCCGGCATCGACCTCGCGCTGCACCTCGTCGCACGTGAGGCGGGCGAGGATATCGCGGCGCAGGTGGCGACCGAACTCGAATACGACCGGCGGTCGGACATCGTGGTCGGGAGAGACCACTAG
- a CDS encoding helix-turn-helix domain-containing protein has translation MGDDVEATELFQLLNDSYARMILTETTTEPMSAAALSEACDASLSTIYRRANALIEQGLLVEHTKPDPDGHHYTMYEATVSHVDIDFTEQGIDVSVSTHEDAVDQFARTWAGIRGDDE, from the coding sequence GTGGGCGACGACGTCGAGGCGACCGAACTGTTCCAGCTACTGAACGATAGCTATGCACGCATGATTCTCACCGAGACGACCACCGAACCGATGTCAGCAGCAGCCCTCAGTGAAGCCTGTGATGCCTCCCTTTCCACGATTTACCGGCGGGCGAACGCCCTCATCGAACAGGGGTTGCTCGTCGAACACACGAAACCCGACCCCGATGGGCACCACTATACCATGTACGAGGCCACCGTCAGTCACGTCGACATCGATTTTACCGAGCAGGGAATCGACGTTTCCGTATCGACGCACGAAGATGCAGTCGACCAATTTGCCCGCACCTGGGCCGGCATCCGAGGTGACGACGAATGA
- the sod gene encoding superoxide dismutase, whose translation MSYELSPLPYDYDALEPHISEQVLTWHHDTHHQGYVNGWNSAEETLESNRESGDFGSSAGAIRNVTHNGCGHILHDLFWQNMSADGGDKPSGDLADRIEQDFGSYEAWKGEFEAAASAAGGWALLVYDSFSNQLRNVVVDKHDQGALWGSHPILALDVWEHSYYYDYGPARGDFVEAFFNVVDWEEPSSRYAQAVELFE comes from the coding sequence ATGAGCTACGAACTTTCGCCGCTTCCGTACGACTACGACGCACTCGAGCCGCACATCTCAGAGCAGGTCCTCACGTGGCACCACGACACGCACCACCAGGGCTATGTAAACGGATGGAACTCCGCAGAGGAGACGCTCGAAAGCAACCGCGAGTCCGGTGACTTCGGGTCCTCGGCTGGCGCAATCCGCAACGTGACCCACAACGGCTGTGGCCACATCCTGCACGACCTGTTCTGGCAGAACATGTCCGCAGACGGTGGCGACAAACCATCGGGCGACCTCGCAGACCGTATCGAGCAGGACTTCGGTTCCTACGAAGCGTGGAAGGGTGAGTTCGAGGCTGCCGCATCCGCCGCAGGCGGCTGGGCACTCCTCGTTTACGACTCGTTCAGTAACCAGCTGCGCAACGTCGTCGTCGACAAGCACGACCAGGGCGCACTCTGGGGCAGCCACCCAATCCTCGCACTCGACGTCTGGGAGCACTCGTACTACTACGACTACGGTCCAGCCCGTGGCGACTTCGTTGAAGCCTTCTTCAACGTCGTCGACTGGGAAGAGCCATCGTCGCGCTACGCGCAGGCAGTCGAGCTGTTCGAGTAA